From Papaver somniferum cultivar HN1 unplaced genomic scaffold, ASM357369v1 unplaced-scaffold_99, whole genome shotgun sequence, the proteins below share one genomic window:
- the LOC113346432 gene encoding F-box protein SKP2A-like isoform X1 translates to MVEGVVAQDLDMCFQKLVMVGVGGGGKMMTNNWKDLPMELLLRILSLVDDRTVIVASGVCTGWRDAVCLGLVSLNISWCKNNMNNLLLSLAPKFTKLQTLSLRQNTPQLEDNSIEAIASWCHDLTDLDLSKSLKLTDSSLYAVAHGCPLLTKLNISGCPTFGDAALAYLTSFCKNLKSLNLCGCVKAASDRALQAIAYNCSQMQYLNLGWCDSVTDAGVTSLAFGCPDLRSLDLCGCVLITDESVIALASKCIHLRSLGLYYCQNITDKAMYSLANSRSKSSTVKHDNDLWESVKSSSTSSNSGQSRYKNDEEGLEKLNISQCTALTPPAVQAVCDSFPSLHTCAGRHSLIISGCLNLTSVHCLCALQAPRVATSNLTSHSHAH, encoded by the exons atggttgaaggagtagTAGCTCAGGATTTGGATATGTGTTTTCAAAAGCTTGTGATGGTTGGAGTAGGAGGTGGTGGAAAGATGATGACGAATAATTGGAAGGATCTTCCAATGGAGCTTCTATTGAGGATTCTTTCGCTTGTGGATGATCGTACGGTTATTGTAGCTTCAGGAGTGTGTACTGGTTGGAGAGATGCTGTATGCTTGGGTCTTGTGAGTCTCaatatctcatg GTGCAAAAATAACATGAACAACCTTTTGCTGTCACTAGCGCCCAAGTTCACAAAGTTACAGACTCTATCCTTGCGCCAAAATACACCTCAACTTGAGGATAACTCCATTGAGGCTATCGCGAGCTGGTGTCATGATCTTACAGACTTGGATCTTAGCAAAAGCCTCAAGCTTACTGATAGCTCCCTGTATGCAGTAGCCCATGGCTGTCCTCTACTGACTAAGCTTAACATCAGTGGTTGTCCGACCTTTGGTGACGCGGCTCTTGCGTATCTGACTAGTTTCTGCAAGAACTTGAAAAGCCTGAACCTCTGTGGGTGTGTGAAAGCTGCATCTGACAGAGCCCTGCAG GCTATTGCATACAATTGCAGCCAAATGCAGTATTTGAACCTTGGATGGTGCGACAGTGTTACTGATGCAGGAGTGACGAGTTTAGCATTTGGATGCCCGGATCTTAGGTCGTTGGACTTGTGTGGCTGCGTCCTTATAACAG ATGAGAGTGTGATTGCTTTGGCGAGTAAGTGCATTCATTTGAGATCTCTTGGGTTATACTACTGCCAGAACATTACGGACAAGGCAATGTATTCTCTAGCCAACAGCCGATCTAAGAGCAGCACCGTGAAGCATGATAATGATTTGTGGGAGTCTGTCAAAAGCAGCAGTACCAGTAGTAACAGTGGTCAAAGCAGGTACAAAAATGACGAAGAGGGGTTGGAAAAGCTAAACATCAGCCAGTGTACTGCTCTCACTCCTCCGGCTGTTCAGGCTGTTTGTGACTCGTTCCCTTCTCTCCATACCTGCGCTGGGCGGCATTCCCTCATTATCAGTGGCTGTCTTAACCTAACATCTGTTCACTGTTTATGTGCTCTCCAAGCGCCTCGTGTTGCTACCAGCAATCTTACTTCTCATTCTCATGCTCACTAG
- the LOC113346432 gene encoding F-box protein SKP2A-like isoform X3 encodes MWFGSVCKNNMNNLLLSLAPKFTKLQTLSLRQNTPQLEDNSIEAIASWCHDLTDLDLSKSLKLTDSSLYAVAHGCPLLTKLNISGCPTFGDAALAYLTSFCKNLKSLNLCGCVKAASDRALQAIAYNCSQMQYLNLGWCDSVTDAGVTSLAFGCPDLRSLDLCGCVLITDESVIALASKCIHLRSLGLYYCQNITDKAMYSLANSRSKSSTVKHDNDLWESVKSSSTSSNSGQSRYKNDEEGLEKLNISQCTALTPPAVQAVCDSFPSLHTCAGRHSLIISGCLNLTSVHCLCALQAPRVATSNLTSHSHAH; translated from the exons ATGTGGTTTGGCTCTGT GTGCAAAAATAACATGAACAACCTTTTGCTGTCACTAGCGCCCAAGTTCACAAAGTTACAGACTCTATCCTTGCGCCAAAATACACCTCAACTTGAGGATAACTCCATTGAGGCTATCGCGAGCTGGTGTCATGATCTTACAGACTTGGATCTTAGCAAAAGCCTCAAGCTTACTGATAGCTCCCTGTATGCAGTAGCCCATGGCTGTCCTCTACTGACTAAGCTTAACATCAGTGGTTGTCCGACCTTTGGTGACGCGGCTCTTGCGTATCTGACTAGTTTCTGCAAGAACTTGAAAAGCCTGAACCTCTGTGGGTGTGTGAAAGCTGCATCTGACAGAGCCCTGCAG GCTATTGCATACAATTGCAGCCAAATGCAGTATTTGAACCTTGGATGGTGCGACAGTGTTACTGATGCAGGAGTGACGAGTTTAGCATTTGGATGCCCGGATCTTAGGTCGTTGGACTTGTGTGGCTGCGTCCTTATAACAG ATGAGAGTGTGATTGCTTTGGCGAGTAAGTGCATTCATTTGAGATCTCTTGGGTTATACTACTGCCAGAACATTACGGACAAGGCAATGTATTCTCTAGCCAACAGCCGATCTAAGAGCAGCACCGTGAAGCATGATAATGATTTGTGGGAGTCTGTCAAAAGCAGCAGTACCAGTAGTAACAGTGGTCAAAGCAGGTACAAAAATGACGAAGAGGGGTTGGAAAAGCTAAACATCAGCCAGTGTACTGCTCTCACTCCTCCGGCTGTTCAGGCTGTTTGTGACTCGTTCCCTTCTCTCCATACCTGCGCTGGGCGGCATTCCCTCATTATCAGTGGCTGTCTTAACCTAACATCTGTTCACTGTTTATGTGCTCTCCAAGCGCCTCGTGTTGCTACCAGCAATCTTACTTCTCATTCTCATGCTCACTAG
- the LOC113346432 gene encoding F-box protein SKP2A-like isoform X4 — protein sequence MNNLLLSLAPKFTKLQTLSLRQNTPQLEDNSIEAIASWCHDLTDLDLSKSLKLTDSSLYAVAHGCPLLTKLNISGCPTFGDAALAYLTSFCKNLKSLNLCGCVKAASDRALQAIAYNCSQMQYLNLGWCDSVTDAGVTSLAFGCPDLRSLDLCGCVLITDESVIALASKCIHLRSLGLYYCQNITDKAMYSLANSRSKSSTVKHDNDLWESVKSSSTSSNSGQSRYKNDEEGLEKLNISQCTALTPPAVQAVCDSFPSLHTCAGRHSLIISGCLNLTSVHCLCALQAPRVATSNLTSHSHAH from the exons ATGAACAACCTTTTGCTGTCACTAGCGCCCAAGTTCACAAAGTTACAGACTCTATCCTTGCGCCAAAATACACCTCAACTTGAGGATAACTCCATTGAGGCTATCGCGAGCTGGTGTCATGATCTTACAGACTTGGATCTTAGCAAAAGCCTCAAGCTTACTGATAGCTCCCTGTATGCAGTAGCCCATGGCTGTCCTCTACTGACTAAGCTTAACATCAGTGGTTGTCCGACCTTTGGTGACGCGGCTCTTGCGTATCTGACTAGTTTCTGCAAGAACTTGAAAAGCCTGAACCTCTGTGGGTGTGTGAAAGCTGCATCTGACAGAGCCCTGCAG GCTATTGCATACAATTGCAGCCAAATGCAGTATTTGAACCTTGGATGGTGCGACAGTGTTACTGATGCAGGAGTGACGAGTTTAGCATTTGGATGCCCGGATCTTAGGTCGTTGGACTTGTGTGGCTGCGTCCTTATAACAG ATGAGAGTGTGATTGCTTTGGCGAGTAAGTGCATTCATTTGAGATCTCTTGGGTTATACTACTGCCAGAACATTACGGACAAGGCAATGTATTCTCTAGCCAACAGCCGATCTAAGAGCAGCACCGTGAAGCATGATAATGATTTGTGGGAGTCTGTCAAAAGCAGCAGTACCAGTAGTAACAGTGGTCAAAGCAGGTACAAAAATGACGAAGAGGGGTTGGAAAAGCTAAACATCAGCCAGTGTACTGCTCTCACTCCTCCGGCTGTTCAGGCTGTTTGTGACTCGTTCCCTTCTCTCCATACCTGCGCTGGGCGGCATTCCCTCATTATCAGTGGCTGTCTTAACCTAACATCTGTTCACTGTTTATGTGCTCTCCAAGCGCCTCGTGTTGCTACCAGCAATCTTACTTCTCATTCTCATGCTCACTAG
- the LOC113346432 gene encoding F-box protein SKP2A-like isoform X2: MISLLFFLLLCRWCKNNMNNLLLSLAPKFTKLQTLSLRQNTPQLEDNSIEAIASWCHDLTDLDLSKSLKLTDSSLYAVAHGCPLLTKLNISGCPTFGDAALAYLTSFCKNLKSLNLCGCVKAASDRALQAIAYNCSQMQYLNLGWCDSVTDAGVTSLAFGCPDLRSLDLCGCVLITDESVIALASKCIHLRSLGLYYCQNITDKAMYSLANSRSKSSTVKHDNDLWESVKSSSTSSNSGQSRYKNDEEGLEKLNISQCTALTPPAVQAVCDSFPSLHTCAGRHSLIISGCLNLTSVHCLCALQAPRVATSNLTSHSHAH, translated from the exons ATGATTTCtctattgttttttcttttgttgtgcagatg GTGCAAAAATAACATGAACAACCTTTTGCTGTCACTAGCGCCCAAGTTCACAAAGTTACAGACTCTATCCTTGCGCCAAAATACACCTCAACTTGAGGATAACTCCATTGAGGCTATCGCGAGCTGGTGTCATGATCTTACAGACTTGGATCTTAGCAAAAGCCTCAAGCTTACTGATAGCTCCCTGTATGCAGTAGCCCATGGCTGTCCTCTACTGACTAAGCTTAACATCAGTGGTTGTCCGACCTTTGGTGACGCGGCTCTTGCGTATCTGACTAGTTTCTGCAAGAACTTGAAAAGCCTGAACCTCTGTGGGTGTGTGAAAGCTGCATCTGACAGAGCCCTGCAG GCTATTGCATACAATTGCAGCCAAATGCAGTATTTGAACCTTGGATGGTGCGACAGTGTTACTGATGCAGGAGTGACGAGTTTAGCATTTGGATGCCCGGATCTTAGGTCGTTGGACTTGTGTGGCTGCGTCCTTATAACAG ATGAGAGTGTGATTGCTTTGGCGAGTAAGTGCATTCATTTGAGATCTCTTGGGTTATACTACTGCCAGAACATTACGGACAAGGCAATGTATTCTCTAGCCAACAGCCGATCTAAGAGCAGCACCGTGAAGCATGATAATGATTTGTGGGAGTCTGTCAAAAGCAGCAGTACCAGTAGTAACAGTGGTCAAAGCAGGTACAAAAATGACGAAGAGGGGTTGGAAAAGCTAAACATCAGCCAGTGTACTGCTCTCACTCCTCCGGCTGTTCAGGCTGTTTGTGACTCGTTCCCTTCTCTCCATACCTGCGCTGGGCGGCATTCCCTCATTATCAGTGGCTGTCTTAACCTAACATCTGTTCACTGTTTATGTGCTCTCCAAGCGCCTCGTGTTGCTACCAGCAATCTTACTTCTCATTCTCATGCTCACTAG